One genomic window of Sebastes umbrosus isolate fSebUmb1 chromosome 15, fSebUmb1.pri, whole genome shotgun sequence includes the following:
- the zgc:114119 gene encoding mediator of RNA polymerase II transcription subunit 30, translating into MAASLPQKPGMMAGMPPQQQQPHLPPGAASAAGQQQQSMPPQGALREISPVFLCRIGQETVQDIVTRTMEIFQITRATQLPNGVTQSQAMYQDRFGKLQEHLRQLALLFRKLRLLYERCVEMTSDLQEGPSELLPYVGEELVAVKVEPCSSAVNQERKEVLEKVRQKNHEMKVLMDQMRNLLWDVNAMLTLRK; encoded by the exons ATGGCAGCTTCGTTACCTCAGAAGCCGGGGATGATGGCAGGGATGccccctcagcagcagcagcctcacctGCCCCCCGGTGCAGCCTCAGCCGccggtcagcagcagcagtccatgCCCCCACAGGGAGCCCTGAGAGAGATCTCCCCTGTGTTCCTCTGTCGGATCGGACAGGAGACCGTCCAGGACATTGTCACTCGCACCATGGAGATCTTCCAGATCACACGAGCTACGCAG CTTCCCAACGGCGTGACCCAGAGCCAGGCCATGTACCAGGACCGCTTTGGGAAGCTCCAGGAACACCTACGGCAGCTCGCCCTGCTCTTCAGAAAGCTCCGGCTCCTCTACGAACGCTGTGTGgagatgacctctgacctgcaggAGGGTCCATCAGAG CTTCTGCCATATGTCGGAGAGGAGCTGGTTGCTGTCAAAGTGGAGCCCTGCAGCTCTGCTGTCAACcaggagagaaaagaggttCTGGAG AAGGTACGTCAGAAGAACCACGAGATGAAGGTTCTGATGGATCAGATGAGGAACCTGCTGTGGGACGTCAACGCCATGCTGACGCTCAGGAAATGA